TTATTGCTCAGATGGGAAAGATCTGACCCTGGGAACTGCAGAGCAAAGCCTCATTCCTCACCCCCTGGAGGCTGTCCTGGTGACGGAGAGGAGGCACACAGGGTTCGTCCCCTGCCCCGCGCCCTGCCAGCCACCCTGACGCTGCCCATTTAAGGGAATCGAGAGTCCAGGCGGTGGCTACACAGGAGCAGCCGCCCAGAGCAGAGAGCCTCTCTCTGGGTGCAGGAGGCCCTGGAGGCACAGTGGCTTCTTTTCAAACCCGACAGCTGGAAGGCTCAGGCCGTGGGGAAGGGAGGGCCTGTTCTCTTGGCAGCAAGATTCCGGACACAAGCTGGGAGAAGAGAACAGAATAAAAGGCAGGGGCAGAGACCTGGCCTTCtggctgcacccccacccccaccccttccccacacaAAATTTAGGAAGCCTGGAGAGGGAGGTATGTACCATGAGCCCCGGTGGAGGGGCAAGGGCAGCTGTGGTGTTTCATCCCCATCCCCCAGCTCCCACACCTGTCTGTCCTGGGCACAGGCTCCAGCTCCAAGCCCCTGGGCCAGGCCTTCTTCTGTTCGAACTTCTGCCTCATGCAGGCGGGTGGTCCACCCCAGAGGTAGCAGCTCCTGCGCCAGAAAGGGCAGACCTAGAAGATCCAAACTCCTTCGGAGGTGGGGGCCCTGGGCATCCAGACTCAGCCGAGGAGATGATTCCGTGGTCAGTGGTGACCCTGGTTCCAGGAAGAAGCTGGTGCTTTTATTGTGTTGTCAGTGACTCTTTATCAGGGGCCAGACTGAGCGATGGATGGAGGGAGCTGGGACTTCTTGGCCTGACTACCGCCCAGGGACCAGCCGCGAGGCAGTTTTCTCATCACCCTGGAATGTCTGAAGATGGcacccaggcctgcctgtccctaTCCGTGTACCCAAACTgacccctcctctgcccccaagTAGGGACCCACCGTTCCCATGAACCTTCCCGGAACCCCTCCTCCCAGACTAGCCGAAGCACAGGCTCAGGTGCCCAGTCCTGGAGCTGCTTCTAGGGCGCGGAGGCTGTCTCCGGGGGCCCCGAGAGCCCGGGAGCTACCGCCCCCTATGAGCAgatcttcttcctcctcatcctcAAAGGCCCGCGCTGGGCGCCGGGGCGGCGGCCGGGGCGTGGGCTCGTCGCGCTCAGCCATGCGCTCGACGGCGCCCTCGCCCACAAGGAAGACCGTGTCGGCCACGCGTGGGGGGCCAGTGACCGGGTTGTGGTCGTAGGAGAAGACGCGCAGGGCGCGCAGCGGGTGCAGGTCTGGGAAGCCGCCCAGGCGGTTGCGGTCTAGGTCGAGGATGTGCAGGCGGCCCATGCGCAGCAACGCGGGCGGGAATTCCTCGAAGCGGTTGCCGTAGAGCCAGAGGCCGCGCAGGCCCGTCATGCGCGGCAGCTCCGCGGGCAGCGCGCGCAACCGGTTGTCGCCCATCTGCAGCGACTGCAGCGCCACCAGGCGCAACAACGGCCGCGGGAAGCGCCGCAGGAAGTTGCCCTCGATCCAGAGGCAGCGCAGGCTCTGAAGCTGCGCGAAGTCGGCGGGCAGCGCCAGCAGCCGGTTGCTTCCCAGGTAGAGGCGCGTGAGGCGCGGCAGGCGACAGAGACCGTCGGGCAGGCGCTCGAGTTTGTTGAAGTCAAGCGCCAGGATGCGCAGCTCGCGCAGCTCCTCGATCTCCTCCGGCAGCTCGCGCAGCCCCGTGCCGCTCACGTACAGCTTCTGCAGGCGGCTCAGCGCGCACACGGCGCTGGGCAGCCGCCGCAGCCGCCTTCcgctcagctccagctgctgctcGCCGTTGCGCAGTTGCTCCTCGGCGTCCGACGGCAGCTCGTCCGGCGTAGACTCGGCGATGCCCATGGTCACCAGCCCCGGGCGGGgccaccgccgccgccaccgcccggCATCGCCCCGCCCTGGCGGTCCCCGGGCCTCCTAGACGGGGCCGAGACCGCGCTGGCTCCGGGGCCCCCCGCCCCGGCCTGTCCCTGCTCCGGGAGGGGGGCCGTGCCGGGCGGGGAGGAGGCGCCCCCCTGGGGCCCCGC
Above is a genomic segment from Dama dama isolate Ldn47 chromosome 2, ASM3311817v1, whole genome shotgun sequence containing:
- the LRRC10B gene encoding leucine-rich repeat-containing protein 10B, with the translated sequence MGIAESTPDELPSDAEEQLRNGEQQLELSGRRLRRLPSAVCALSRLQKLYVSGTGLRELPEEIEELRELRILALDFNKLERLPDGLCRLPRLTRLYLGSNRLLALPADFAQLQSLRCLWIEGNFLRRFPRPLLRLVALQSLQMGDNRLRALPAELPRMTGLRGLWLYGNRFEEFPPALLRMGRLHILDLDRNRLGGFPDLHPLRALRVFSYDHNPVTGPPRVADTVFLVGEGAVERMAERDEPTPRPPPRRPARAFEDEEEEDLLIGGGSSRALGAPGDSLRALEAAPGLGT